CAAGCACGGCCTCGGTGACTTCGACCGGGCTGAGCGTGCCGGCGCGGAAGCCGGCCAGCAACTCGGCGGCGCTGGTGAAGCAGAGATCGGTCGTCGTCGCGGTCGTCATAGCGATCCTCCTGCGCTGCCGGCGGGCGTGGGGCGGGGCCAGTCTAGCATAGGCCAGCGGCCGCCACGGCACGGCCGCGCTGCAAGCCGCACGTCCCAGCGCCTTCGCCGATGGGCACGGCGCCGCGGTTAGGATCAGGCGAACGACACGGTCCAGGCAGACTGGTTTTGGATGTCGTTGGTGACGTAGAACACGTACGGCCCGTCGTCCGGCAGGCCGATCGCATAGCTGTTCGGGTTGTCGGGGATGCTGAAATCGAAGATGCGCCCGTCATAGCTCATGGCGCCGGCCTGCACGGCGGAGCCGCCCAGGTCGTCCACGTGGTAGAGATAGCCGAGCAACGGCGCGCCCTGCGGCGCGTCCAGCGAGATCTGCGAGATGCCGTCCGGCAGCATGAAGTAGGGCGTCACGTCCTGGCCCTTGCCGGAGAAGCTCGTCTGCTGCACGGGGCTGATGTTCTCGGGCAGCGGCTGCTCGACGGCGACCTGCCAGGCGCCGCTCGCGGTCACGGCGAGGTAGTAATCGGCGTTCTGCGCGGCCATGGCCGCGGCGCCGCCCTTGTAGGCGCCGATGATGTCGTAAACCAGCGAGTTGTCCGTGGTCTGCGCCATGTCGAAGGCGTCCTGCGGGCTGTAGCCGCCGTTCGGCACCGCCAGGTTGACGACGAAGTTGCCTGTGCCGTTGTGCTGTGCCCGCAGCACGGTGACGCCGGCGAGCAGCGTGACCGGTCCCACCACCGATTTTCCGGAGGCGCCGCGGAAGCTGGGTGCGCCGGGAATCGCCTGTGCCCGTGCGGGCGCCGCGCCCAGGCGCAGCAGACGCGGCGCCGCCAGCAGACTCGCTCCGACACCGCCCGACAGAGCCAGGAACCGCCGCCGCGTGGTGCGCATCGAATGCCTCCCCCCTTCCGTGCCCGCCCGACCGCCGGCCATACTCCGCGAATTGTACGCTACTTCCCAAGCATACCGGCTACGGACAGCCACCTTACCGTTGCGTAGACCCCATTCCGTTAATTTCTAGACGCACGGCCGCGGCCATCCGTTCCGCCCCTCGCAGGATGACCGGCTCCGGCGCCCTGCCGCATACTGACACGGGCCGGCGCATGGCGCTGTTCTGCGCGCGATGCCGGCCGCGGACGCGGGTGCGGAGGCGGGCGTGGAGACGGTGGAGCAGTCGTCCGCCCCGCCGCGGCACGGGCTCGCCGGCCGGCTGCTGGCGCGGCAGTTCTCCTCGCTGGCGAGCTACAACTACCGGCTTTTCTTCTGCGGCCAGGTTATCTCGCTGATCGGCAGCTATATGCAGTCCACCGGCCAGGCCTGGCTGGTGCTGAAACTGACCGGCTCGCCCGCCGCGCTCGGCCTCGTCGTCACCTTGCAGTACCTGCCGGTGACGTTGCTGTCGTTGCTGGGCGGGGCCCTGGCCGATCGCCTGCCGAAGCGGCCGGCGATCATGGCCCTGCTGGCGCTGGAGACGGTGCAGGCCACGCTGCTCAGCCTTGTCGTAGTCACGGGCGTGGTACAGCTCTGGCAGATCTACGCGCTGGCGGCGTTCCTCGGCGTGATGAACGCGCTGGAGCGGCCGGTGCGGCAGACCTTCTTTGTCGAGCTGGTGGGGCGCGAGCGGCTGGTCAACGCCGTGGCGCTCAACTCGACGATCCTCAACGCCTCGCAAGTGATCGGCCCGGCGATCGGCGGCTTTGTCATCGCCGTCTTCGGCATCGCCGCGACCTTCGAGGTCAACGCGGTCAGCTTCCTCGCCGTGCTGGCGGGCTACGCCCTGATGCGCCCCGCCGAGTTCTACGAAGCGAAGGGACGGCCGCAGTCACGCGGGGTGCTGCGCGACATCCGCGACGGTCTGCGCTACTCGTTCGGCACCCCCGGCGTCCTCTTCATCCTGCTGCTCGTCGGCTGCACCAGCCTGTTCGCCTACAACTTCAGCGTGATGATTCCGCTGATCGCCCGCTTCGTGCTGCACACGGGCGCGGCCGGCTTCGGCTTCCTCACGGCCAGCCTCGGCGCCGGCTCGCTGTTCGCCGCCTTCGCGATCGCGGGCATGCCCCTGCGCTCGGCGC
This DNA window, taken from Dehalococcoidia bacterium, encodes the following:
- a CDS encoding MFS transporter, with product METVEQSSAPPRHGLAGRLLARQFSSLASYNYRLFFCGQVISLIGSYMQSTGQAWLVLKLTGSPAALGLVVTLQYLPVTLLSLLGGALADRLPKRPAIMALLALETVQATLLSLVVVTGVVQLWQIYALAAFLGVMNALERPVRQTFFVELVGRERLVNAVALNSTILNASQVIGPAIGGFVIAVFGIAATFEVNAVSFLAVLAGYALMRPAEFYEAKGRPQSRGVLRDIRDGLRYSFGTPGVLFILLLVGCTSLFAYNFSVMIPLIARFVLHTGAAGFGFLTASLGAGSLFAAFAIAGMPLRSARVLVVSGAAVAALTALLALSHAYLLTAALLVALGVATMALYTTANTTLQLTAPPALRGRVISIYVLLQTGTIPFGGAASGYLADRLGVSPTLAVQALLCAAGLGLALAYRLRRPEATPPVPYVTAGAAPGQPRRPGA